One genomic segment of Hordeum vulgare subsp. vulgare chromosome 2H, MorexV3_pseudomolecules_assembly, whole genome shotgun sequence includes these proteins:
- the LOC123428917 gene encoding beta-1,3-galactosyltransferase GALT1-like, with protein MVRSMDVMVGLVEEPYKASVARKRRWTRAGSDLRLTPCSDPPLPPLRPDLRLLLQERMHRRRKAERCIEEEKPGAHAQAGTVVVGILPNVGCISSHNNDHLELLRCGEMLVRCAMSEDTQILSPDPPLIRSTTPDPIGSSRLAPASAPSRTRHPKTHGRLSSSSPASSDGGARAAQERARRGRGSSSPVPRRRRVMVVLERPKKRARGSASPHPRRRRAMEVLGRPKNKGAARAGIRLSSLYQGYLAITILRVGAEGIHMIVDGKHVTSYAFREDLEPGFVGEVRIEGDIKLLSVLASGLATTEDFEHVTDLEILKAPPVPTDKSIDIFIGIFSIENNFKRRMMVRRTWMQYDAVCSGKVAVRFFVGLHKNEVVNEELWNEGRTYGDIQLMPFVDYYSLILWKTIAICIYGTNVLSAKYVMKTDDDAFVRVDEILLSLRQVNISHGLLYGRINSDSQPHRDPYNKWYITSEEWPEESYSPWAHGLGYIVSQDIAKEIYRRHKRGELKVFKLEDVAMGIWINEMKKEGFDLTYQNDGRILVEGCEDGYVVAHYQEPRQMMCLWDKFQKTK; from the exons ATGGTCCGCTCCATGGACGTGATGGTCGGCCTCGTGGAGGAGCCCTACAAGGCGTCCGTCGCGAGGAAACGCCGTTGGACTCGGGCTGGCTCCGATTTGCGGTTAACCCCATGCTCAGATccgcccctccctcccctccgtcCAG ATCTTCGACTATTGCTGCAGGAGCGCATGCATAGAAGAAGAAAAGCAGAAAGATGCATAGAAGAAGAAAAACCAGGAGCGCATGCACAGGCT GGTACAGTGGTGGTTGGCATTCTTCCTAATGTGGGCTGCATCTCCTCTCACAACAACG ACCATTTAGAGCTCCTTAGATGTGGGGAAATGTTAGTACGATGTGCAATGTCAGAAGATACCCAGATCCTTAGCCCCGACCCACCCCTGATTCGTTCCACCACTCCGGACCCGATCGGATCTAGCCGCCTCGCCCCTGCCTCAGCCCCGTCCCGAACACGCCATCCAAAAACCCACGGCCGCCTCTCCTCATCCTCACCGGCGTCGAGTGATGGTGGTGCTCGGGCGGCCCAAGAGCGGGCGCGGCGTGGGCGGGGATCCTCCTCTCCTGTTCCTCGCCGGCGTCGAGTGATGGTGGTGCTCGAGCGGCCCAAGAAGAGGGCGCGGGGATCCGCCTCTCCTCATCCTCGCCGGCGTCGAGCGATGGAGGTGCTCGGGCGGCCCAAGAACAAGGGCGCAGCGCGGGCGGGGATCCGCCTCTCCTCTTTGTATCAAGGATATCTTGCTATAACAATTCTTCGTGTTGGAGCAGAGGGGATCCATATGATTGTAGATGGGAAACATGTCACTTCCTATGCATTTCGAGAG GATTTGGAGCCTGGGTTTGTTGGTGAAGTAAGGATTGAAGGAGATATTAAATTGTTGTCTGTGCTAGCAAGTGGCTTGGCTACAACAGAGGACTTTGAGCATGTCACTGACTTGGAAATATTGAAGGCTCCACCTGTCCCTACGGATAAATCCATTGATATTTTTATTGGGATATTCTCTATAGAAAATAATTTTAAACGCAGAATGATGGTTCGAAGAACCTGGATGCAGTACGATGCTGTCTGCTCAGGAAAAGTCGCAGTTCGGTTCTTTGTTGGCCTG cataaaaatgaggtggtgaacgaggagctctggaacgaAGGACGGACATATGGAGACATCCAATTGATGCCATTTGTTGATTATTACAGCTTGATTCTTTGGAAGACCATTGCTATTTGCATATATGGG ACAAATGTGCTTTCAGCCAAGTATGTTATGAAAACCGATGATGATGCTTTTGTTCGTGTAGATGAGATACTTTTGTCCCTGCGTCAAGTAAATATCAGCCATGGGCTGCTGTATGGCCGCATCAATTCTGATTCTCAGCCTCATCGAGATCCGTACAACAAGTGGTACATAACTTCAGAG GAATGGCCTGAAGAGAGCTATTCCCCATGGGCACATGGACTAGGATACATTGTATCTCAGGATATAGCAAAAGAAATTTACAGAAGACACAAAAGAGGGGAGCTAAAG GTGTTCAAGCTGGAGGATGTGGCGATGGGAATATGGATCAATGAGATGAAGAAGGAAGGCTTCGATCTCACATACCAGAACGATGGAAGGATCTTGGTGGAAGGCTGTGAGGATGGGTATGTGGTTGCCCACTACCAGGAGCCTAGGCAGATGATGTGCCTCTGGGACAAATTCCAGAAAACAAAGTGA
- the LOC123428423 gene encoding calreticulin, whose protein sequence is MAIRRGSSCAVLALLALASVAAVAADVFFQEKFEDGWESRWVKSEWKKDENMAGEWNHTSGKWHGDAEDKGIQTSEDYRFYAISAEYPEFSNKDKTLVLQFTVKHEQKLDCGGGYVKLLGGDVDQKKFGGDTPYGIMFGPDICGYSTKKVHTILTKNGKNHLIKKDVPCETDQLSHVYTLIIRPDATYSILIDNEEKQTGSIYEHWDILPPKEIKDPEAKKPEDWDDKEYIPDPEDVKPEGYDDIPKEVTDPDAKKPEDWDDEEDGEWTAPTIPNPEYKGPWKQKKIKNPNYQGKWKAPMIANPDFQDDPYIYAFDSLKYIGIELWQVKSGTLFDNILITDDAALAKTFAEETWAKHKDAEKAAFDEAEKKKEEEDASKAGEDDDDLDDEDADDEDKDDKAGSDAEDDKDSDDEKHDEL, encoded by the exons atGGCGATCCGCCGTGGCTCCTCCTGCGCCGTCCTCGCCCTGCTCGCGCTCGcctccgtcgccgccgtcgccgccgacgTCTTCTTCCAGGAGAAGTTCGAAG ATGGCTGGGAAAGCCGGTGGGTCAAGTCTGAGTGGAAGAAGGACGAGAACATGGCTGGTGAATGGAACCACACATCTGGAAAATGGCATGGAGATGCTGAGGACAAAG GTATCCAAACCTCTGAGGACTACAGGTTCTACGCCATCTCTGCGGAGTACCCTGAGTTCAGCAACAAGGACAAGACACTCGTGCTGCAGTTCACGGTGAAGCATGAGCAGAAGCTTGATTGCGGTGGTGGTTACGTCAAGTTGCTTGGAGGTGATGTTGACCAGAAGAAATTCGGTGGCGACACACCCTACGG CATTATGTTTGGACCCGATATCTGTGGGTACAGCACCAAGAAGGTTCACACTATTCTTACCAAGAACGGCAAGAACCATTTGATCAAGAAGGATGTGCCTTGCGAGACTGATCAGCTGTCGCATGTGTACACTTTGATCATCCGCCCTGATGCTACATACAGCATTCTCATTGACAATGAAGAGAAGCAAACTGGAAGCATCTACGAGCACTGGGATATTCTTCCTCCCAAGGAAATCAAGGACCCAGAAGCTAAGAAG CCAGAGGACTGGGATGACAAGGAGTACATTCCTGATCCTGAGGACGTCAAGCCAGAG GGCTATGATGATATTCCCAAGGAAGTCACTGACCCTGATGCTAAGAAG CCTGAGGATtgggatgatgaggaagatggtgAATGGACTGCCCCAACCATCCCCAACCCAGAGTACAAGGGCCCATGGAAGCAAAAG AAAATCAAGAACCCTAACTACCAGGGCAAATGGAAGGCACCTATGATTGCCAACCCAG ACTTCCAGGATGATCCTTACATCTACGCTTTTGACAGCCTGAAGTACATTGGAATCGAGCTGTGGCAG GTTAAGTCAGGAACGTTGTTTGACAACATTCTCATCACTGACGATGCTGCTTTGGCCAAGACATTTGCCGAAGAGACCTGGGCCAAGCACAAGGAT GCTGAGAAGGCTGCTTTTGACGAGGctgaaaagaagaaggaagaggag GATGCTTCCAAGGCCGGTGAGGACGATGATGACTTGGAT GATGAGGATGCCGACGatgaggacaaggacgacaaggcTGGGTCTGATGCTGAGGATGACAAGGATTCTGATGATGAGAAGCAC GATGAGCTCTAG
- the LOC123428424 gene encoding OVARIAN TUMOR DOMAIN-containing deubiquitinating enzyme 7 isoform X1: MAQGKKKAAAASKPRKPKQRDAAEKKIGKKADMSEFRAQLGSFGLKIVEVTADGNCFFRAMGDQLEGDEGQHMKYREMVVHYIVEHREEFEPFIEDEVPFDDYCDSMMKDGTWAGNMELQAGSLVTSRNICIHMLNSPRWYINNFSGREASNMVHLSYHHGEHYNSVRLTEDPCQGPAMPVVIKTDANVASTSNNAQTKAKDLKKSSNRSNYDDTSVKMVMAGTGCSSVAAVQHVLGEMDGDVDSAIEYMIAERLAATTYDDTSVKLVMAGTGCSSVAAVEHVLGQMDGDVDSAIAYMIAERFAMSSDNVDGDPYMDYACNEFVYPVGDELKLSTSQNEDQMVEHKEEESCSGKDDVAQKSKNPHAKKENSKTKECSCGSARKHKASCSLATAAPSREPPKNKGGGQGKGQKGKAKQKKKEQVQAAPVKEHKSTVPVPDLGALCI; this comes from the exons ATGGCCCAGggaaagaagaaggcggcggcggcgtccaaGCCGCGCAAGCCGAAGCAGCGGGACGCAGCG gagaagaagatcgggaagaagGCCGATATGTCGGAGTTCAGGGCGCAGCTCGGCTCCTTCGGGCTCAAGATAGTCGAGGTCACCGCCGACGGCAACTGCTTCTTCAG GGCGATGGGCGACCAGCTCGAGGGCGACGAGGGACAGCACATGAAGTACCGGGAGATGGTTGTGCACTACATCGTG GAACACCGCGAGGAGTTTGAGCCCTTCATCGAGGACGAGGTGCCGTTCGATGACTACTGTGACTCCATGATGAAGGATGGGACTTGGGCTGGCAATATGGAGCTGCAGGCGGGTTCTCTTGTCACGTCAAGAAACATCTGCATCCATATG CTCAACTCACCGCGATGGTACATAAACAACTTCTCTGGTCGTGAAGCTAGCAATATGGTTCATCT ATCTTATCACCACGGTGAGCACTACAACAGTGTTAGGCTTACTGAAGATCCATGCCAAGGTCCTGCAATGCCAGTTGTTATCAAG ACAGATGCCAATGTAGCCAGCACAAGCAACAATGCTCAAACGAAAGCGAAAGACTTAAAGAAATCTTCAAACAGATCAAACTATGATGATACATCAGTTAAAATGGTCATGGCTGGAACTGGATGTTCTAGTGTTGCTGCTGTTCAACAT GTTTTGGGTGAAATGGATGGCGATGTTGATTCTGCTATTGAGTACATGATTGCCGAGCGACTCGCGGCGACGACCTATGATGATACATCAGTTAAGCTGGTCATGGCTGGTACTGGATGTTCTAGTGTTGCTGCAGTTGAACAT GTTTTGGGTCAAATGGATGGCGATGTTGATTCTGCTATTGCGTACATGATAGCCGAGCGATTTGCAATGAGTTCTGATAATGTGGACGGAGATCCTTATATGGACTATGCATGCAATG AGTTTGTATATCCCGTAGGAGATGAGCTTAAGCTTAGCACATCCCAGAATGAGGACCAAATGGTTGAGCACAAGGAAGAAGAAAGTTGTTCTGGTAAAGACGATGTGGCTCAGAAATCCAAAAATCCACATGCTAAGAAG GAGAACTCCAAAACCAAGGAGTGCTCTTGTGGATCTGCAAGGAAGCACAAGGCTTCTTGTAGTTTAGCCACGGCCGCACCGTCAAGAGAACCTCCAAA GAACAAGGGTGGTGGCCAAGGGAAGGGCCAGAAAGGGAAGgcgaagcaaaagaagaaagaacaaGTCCAGGCAGCACCCGTCAAAGAACACAAGTCTACAGTACCTGTACCAGACCTAGGGGCCCTGTGCATATGA
- the LOC123428424 gene encoding OVARIAN TUMOR DOMAIN-containing deubiquitinating enzyme 7 isoform X2, which produces MAQGKKKAAAASKPRKPKQRDAAEKKIGKKADMSEFRAQLGSFGLKIVEVTADGNCFFRAMGDQLEGDEGQHMKYREMVVHYIVEHREEFEPFIEDEVPFDDYCDSMMKDGTWAGNMELQAGSLVTSRNICIHMLNSPRWYINNFSGREASNMVHLSYHHGEHYNSVRLTEDPCQGPAMPVVIKTDANVASTSNNAQTKAKDLKKSSNRSNYDDTSVKMVMAGTGCSSVAAVQHVLGEMDGDVDSAIEYMIAERLAATTYDDTSVKLVMAGTGCSSVAAVEHVLGQMDGDVDSAIAYMIAERFAMSSDNVDGDPYMDYACNGDELKLSTSQNEDQMVEHKEEESCSGKDDVAQKSKNPHAKKENSKTKECSCGSARKHKASCSLATAAPSREPPKNKGGGQGKGQKGKAKQKKKEQVQAAPVKEHKSTVPVPDLGALCI; this is translated from the exons ATGGCCCAGggaaagaagaaggcggcggcggcgtccaaGCCGCGCAAGCCGAAGCAGCGGGACGCAGCG gagaagaagatcgggaagaagGCCGATATGTCGGAGTTCAGGGCGCAGCTCGGCTCCTTCGGGCTCAAGATAGTCGAGGTCACCGCCGACGGCAACTGCTTCTTCAG GGCGATGGGCGACCAGCTCGAGGGCGACGAGGGACAGCACATGAAGTACCGGGAGATGGTTGTGCACTACATCGTG GAACACCGCGAGGAGTTTGAGCCCTTCATCGAGGACGAGGTGCCGTTCGATGACTACTGTGACTCCATGATGAAGGATGGGACTTGGGCTGGCAATATGGAGCTGCAGGCGGGTTCTCTTGTCACGTCAAGAAACATCTGCATCCATATG CTCAACTCACCGCGATGGTACATAAACAACTTCTCTGGTCGTGAAGCTAGCAATATGGTTCATCT ATCTTATCACCACGGTGAGCACTACAACAGTGTTAGGCTTACTGAAGATCCATGCCAAGGTCCTGCAATGCCAGTTGTTATCAAG ACAGATGCCAATGTAGCCAGCACAAGCAACAATGCTCAAACGAAAGCGAAAGACTTAAAGAAATCTTCAAACAGATCAAACTATGATGATACATCAGTTAAAATGGTCATGGCTGGAACTGGATGTTCTAGTGTTGCTGCTGTTCAACAT GTTTTGGGTGAAATGGATGGCGATGTTGATTCTGCTATTGAGTACATGATTGCCGAGCGACTCGCGGCGACGACCTATGATGATACATCAGTTAAGCTGGTCATGGCTGGTACTGGATGTTCTAGTGTTGCTGCAGTTGAACAT GTTTTGGGTCAAATGGATGGCGATGTTGATTCTGCTATTGCGTACATGATAGCCGAGCGATTTGCAATGAGTTCTGATAATGTGGACGGAGATCCTTATATGGACTATGCATGCAATG GAGATGAGCTTAAGCTTAGCACATCCCAGAATGAGGACCAAATGGTTGAGCACAAGGAAGAAGAAAGTTGTTCTGGTAAAGACGATGTGGCTCAGAAATCCAAAAATCCACATGCTAAGAAG GAGAACTCCAAAACCAAGGAGTGCTCTTGTGGATCTGCAAGGAAGCACAAGGCTTCTTGTAGTTTAGCCACGGCCGCACCGTCAAGAGAACCTCCAAA GAACAAGGGTGGTGGCCAAGGGAAGGGCCAGAAAGGGAAGgcgaagcaaaagaagaaagaacaaGTCCAGGCAGCACCCGTCAAAGAACACAAGTCTACAGTACCTGTACCAGACCTAGGGGCCCTGTGCATATGA
- the LOC123428424 gene encoding OVARIAN TUMOR DOMAIN-containing deubiquitinating enzyme 7 isoform X3, with translation MGDQLEGDEGQHMKYREMVVHYIVEHREEFEPFIEDEVPFDDYCDSMMKDGTWAGNMELQAGSLVTSRNICIHMLNSPRWYINNFSGREASNMVHLSYHHGEHYNSVRLTEDPCQGPAMPVVIKTDANVASTSNNAQTKAKDLKKSSNRSNYDDTSVKMVMAGTGCSSVAAVQHVLGEMDGDVDSAIEYMIAERLAATTYDDTSVKLVMAGTGCSSVAAVEHVLGQMDGDVDSAIAYMIAERFAMSSDNVDGDPYMDYACNEFVYPVGDELKLSTSQNEDQMVEHKEEESCSGKDDVAQKSKNPHAKKENSKTKECSCGSARKHKASCSLATAAPSREPPKNKGGGQGKGQKGKAKQKKKEQVQAAPVKEHKSTVPVPDLGALCI, from the exons ATGGGCGACCAGCTCGAGGGCGACGAGGGACAGCACATGAAGTACCGGGAGATGGTTGTGCACTACATCGTG GAACACCGCGAGGAGTTTGAGCCCTTCATCGAGGACGAGGTGCCGTTCGATGACTACTGTGACTCCATGATGAAGGATGGGACTTGGGCTGGCAATATGGAGCTGCAGGCGGGTTCTCTTGTCACGTCAAGAAACATCTGCATCCATATG CTCAACTCACCGCGATGGTACATAAACAACTTCTCTGGTCGTGAAGCTAGCAATATGGTTCATCT ATCTTATCACCACGGTGAGCACTACAACAGTGTTAGGCTTACTGAAGATCCATGCCAAGGTCCTGCAATGCCAGTTGTTATCAAG ACAGATGCCAATGTAGCCAGCACAAGCAACAATGCTCAAACGAAAGCGAAAGACTTAAAGAAATCTTCAAACAGATCAAACTATGATGATACATCAGTTAAAATGGTCATGGCTGGAACTGGATGTTCTAGTGTTGCTGCTGTTCAACAT GTTTTGGGTGAAATGGATGGCGATGTTGATTCTGCTATTGAGTACATGATTGCCGAGCGACTCGCGGCGACGACCTATGATGATACATCAGTTAAGCTGGTCATGGCTGGTACTGGATGTTCTAGTGTTGCTGCAGTTGAACAT GTTTTGGGTCAAATGGATGGCGATGTTGATTCTGCTATTGCGTACATGATAGCCGAGCGATTTGCAATGAGTTCTGATAATGTGGACGGAGATCCTTATATGGACTATGCATGCAATG AGTTTGTATATCCCGTAGGAGATGAGCTTAAGCTTAGCACATCCCAGAATGAGGACCAAATGGTTGAGCACAAGGAAGAAGAAAGTTGTTCTGGTAAAGACGATGTGGCTCAGAAATCCAAAAATCCACATGCTAAGAAG GAGAACTCCAAAACCAAGGAGTGCTCTTGTGGATCTGCAAGGAAGCACAAGGCTTCTTGTAGTTTAGCCACGGCCGCACCGTCAAGAGAACCTCCAAA GAACAAGGGTGGTGGCCAAGGGAAGGGCCAGAAAGGGAAGgcgaagcaaaagaagaaagaacaaGTCCAGGCAGCACCCGTCAAAGAACACAAGTCTACAGTACCTGTACCAGACCTAGGGGCCCTGTGCATATGA
- the LOC123428424 gene encoding OVARIAN TUMOR DOMAIN-containing deubiquitinating enzyme 7 isoform X4 → MKYREMVVHYIVEHREEFEPFIEDEVPFDDYCDSMMKDGTWAGNMELQAGSLVTSRNICIHMLNSPRWYINNFSGREASNMVHLSYHHGEHYNSVRLTEDPCQGPAMPVVIKTDANVASTSNNAQTKAKDLKKSSNRSNYDDTSVKMVMAGTGCSSVAAVQHVLGEMDGDVDSAIEYMIAERLAATTYDDTSVKLVMAGTGCSSVAAVEHVLGQMDGDVDSAIAYMIAERFAMSSDNVDGDPYMDYACNEFVYPVGDELKLSTSQNEDQMVEHKEEESCSGKDDVAQKSKNPHAKKENSKTKECSCGSARKHKASCSLATAAPSREPPKNKGGGQGKGQKGKAKQKKKEQVQAAPVKEHKSTVPVPDLGALCI, encoded by the exons ATGAAGTACCGGGAGATGGTTGTGCACTACATCGTG GAACACCGCGAGGAGTTTGAGCCCTTCATCGAGGACGAGGTGCCGTTCGATGACTACTGTGACTCCATGATGAAGGATGGGACTTGGGCTGGCAATATGGAGCTGCAGGCGGGTTCTCTTGTCACGTCAAGAAACATCTGCATCCATATG CTCAACTCACCGCGATGGTACATAAACAACTTCTCTGGTCGTGAAGCTAGCAATATGGTTCATCT ATCTTATCACCACGGTGAGCACTACAACAGTGTTAGGCTTACTGAAGATCCATGCCAAGGTCCTGCAATGCCAGTTGTTATCAAG ACAGATGCCAATGTAGCCAGCACAAGCAACAATGCTCAAACGAAAGCGAAAGACTTAAAGAAATCTTCAAACAGATCAAACTATGATGATACATCAGTTAAAATGGTCATGGCTGGAACTGGATGTTCTAGTGTTGCTGCTGTTCAACAT GTTTTGGGTGAAATGGATGGCGATGTTGATTCTGCTATTGAGTACATGATTGCCGAGCGACTCGCGGCGACGACCTATGATGATACATCAGTTAAGCTGGTCATGGCTGGTACTGGATGTTCTAGTGTTGCTGCAGTTGAACAT GTTTTGGGTCAAATGGATGGCGATGTTGATTCTGCTATTGCGTACATGATAGCCGAGCGATTTGCAATGAGTTCTGATAATGTGGACGGAGATCCTTATATGGACTATGCATGCAATG AGTTTGTATATCCCGTAGGAGATGAGCTTAAGCTTAGCACATCCCAGAATGAGGACCAAATGGTTGAGCACAAGGAAGAAGAAAGTTGTTCTGGTAAAGACGATGTGGCTCAGAAATCCAAAAATCCACATGCTAAGAAG GAGAACTCCAAAACCAAGGAGTGCTCTTGTGGATCTGCAAGGAAGCACAAGGCTTCTTGTAGTTTAGCCACGGCCGCACCGTCAAGAGAACCTCCAAA GAACAAGGGTGGTGGCCAAGGGAAGGGCCAGAAAGGGAAGgcgaagcaaaagaagaaagaacaaGTCCAGGCAGCACCCGTCAAAGAACACAAGTCTACAGTACCTGTACCAGACCTAGGGGCCCTGTGCATATGA
- the LOC123428425 gene encoding 50S ribosomal protein HLP, mitochondrial-like: MAAFLRSKCSSVGRAMMGSLGNNLYGGATSSIETVARPSRSDAVCQQIRTFIQMRTNLKVVDNSGAKRVMCIQSLRGKKGARLGDMIIGSVKEAQPRGKVKKGDVVYGVVVRAAMKKGRSDGSEVQFDDNAIVIVNNKGELIGTRVFGPVPHELRKKKHLKILALAEHIV; encoded by the exons ATGGCAGCGTTCCTCAGGTCAAAGTGCTCTTCAG TTGGGCGTGCTATGATGGGAAGCCTTGGAAACAATCTGTACGGGGGCGCTACCTCGTCTATTGAAACGGTGGCAAGACCATCTCGTTCTGATGCTGTCTGCCAG CAAATCAGAACATTCATTCAGATGAGAACAAACCTCAAGGTGGTGGACAACTCGGGAGCCAAGCGGGTTATGTGCATACAGTCCCTTAGGGGGAAGAAAGGAGCGAGGCTCGGGGACATGATCATCGGTTCTGTCAAGGAAGCGCAGCCTCGCGGCAAGGTCAAGAAAGGAGACGTGGTCTACGGGGTGGTCGTCCGTGCTGCCATGAAGAAGGGGCGCAGCGACGGCAGCGAGGTCCAGTTTGACGACAATGCGATCGTCATCGTGAACAACAAGGGCGAGCTGATTGGCACCCGCGTCTTTGGTCCGGTCCCCCACGAGCTCAGGAAGAAGAAGCATCTCAAGATCCTGGCACTTGCCGAGCACAtagtttga
- the LOC123428426 gene encoding uncharacterized protein LOC123428426 — translation MAQPVPTNSRGAGDPVTGGDRSEGVHEEEHLAEPASSSAQTLQPPSLKESPGASSASEESCVAATSSSILHSEAVALAPGSPILSRLPRDWGLQFYIRVDLSGSFHTYPRLDGPFKSLQEADDAIDRHLRHRRLTKMCPEQGSVSRLDKVVQQCLYWPDGRRKKRSKSHVVEQSHNRMCLLAKALVDKHNENRNLFGDLAHELKDVVQYQSVCENRVWYYHLNIMTRAEGADGFSHGIDNLFFAEVKRVRQGQQEELVVSCFCMLKPTDNGCCYGCTNNGSPDMKHPSSTDKYTAGHLNAYLPFGCRTEFSDSDDEEEAEAKLRDMYEGLDEPDFLEKLFTFPTYVTLRKDRKGT, via the exons ATGGCGCAGCCCGTGCCCACGAACTCCCGCGGAGCCGGAGACCCCGTGACCGGCGGGGATCGTAGCGAGGGAGT GCACGAGGAGGAGCATCTTGCTGAACCTGCATCATCATCTGCACAAACCCTGCAACCACCGTCCTTGAAGGAGTCGCCCGGCGCTTCCTCGGCGTCGGAGGAATCGTGTGTCGCTGCCACTTCCTCCTCCATTTTGCACTCAGAGGCAGTGGCTCTGGCTCCTGGCTCACCTATCTTGTCCCGTCTACCGCGTGACTGGGGGCTCCAATTTTACATCAGGGTGGATCTTTCAGGATCTTTCCACACGTATCCTCGTTTGGACGGGCCATTCAAGAGCTTACAGGAAGCCGACGATGCTATTGACCGCCATCTTCGTCACCGCCGGCTCACCAAAAT GTGCCCGGAGCAAGGCAGCGTTTCTCGGCTGGATAAGGTGGTGCAACAATGTCTTTACTGGCCCGATGGCAGAAGGAAGAAGCGTTCTAAATCGCATGTGGTTGAGCAAAGCCATAACCGAATGTGCTTATTGGCTAAAGCTTTAGTAGACAAGCATAACGAGAATCGCAACCTTTTCGGG GATCTTGCACATGAGCTCAAAGACGTTGTGCAGTATCAATCAGTTTGTGAGAACCGTGTGTGGTACTATCATCTCAATATCATGacaagagctgaaggagctgatgGTTTCTCCCATGGCATAGACAATCTGTTCTTCGCGGAGGTCAAACGTGTGCGACAGGGACAACAAGAGGAATTGGTGGTCAGCTGTTTCTGCATGCTCAAACCGACTGATAACG GTTGCTGCTATGGTTGTACCAACAATGGATCTCCTGATATGAAGCACCCCAGCAGCACTGATAAATACACTGCTGGTCACTTGAACGCATATCTGCCATTTGGATGCCGTACGGAGTTTAGCGACTCCGATGATGAG GAGGAAGCTGAGGCTAAGCTGAGAGATATGTATGAG GGCCTTGATGAGCCAGACTTTCTGGAGAAGCTCTTCACATTCCCCACTTATGTAACTCTGAGGAAAGATAGGAAGGGAACCTGA